One genomic segment of Chryseobacterium phocaeense includes these proteins:
- a CDS encoding DUF1287 domain-containing protein translates to MKKIFFLFAFTFCVFLAEAQKKFALQLSDSALKLIDSSIKYDPNYFVIKYPNGDVPADKGVCTDVIIRAYRKMGIDLQKEVHEDMTKNFSKYPKTWGLKKPDTNIDHRRVPNLAVFFSKFGKVKSIETNPTLYVPGDIVTWILPGNLTHIGLVVNKKSADGKRFMIVHNIGGGQVMEDVLFKYTITGHYQYQK, encoded by the coding sequence ATGAAAAAAATCTTTTTTTTATTTGCTTTTACTTTTTGTGTGTTTCTTGCAGAGGCACAGAAAAAGTTTGCGCTTCAGCTGTCTGATTCTGCTTTGAAATTAATTGACAGCAGCATTAAGTATGATCCCAACTATTTTGTAATTAAGTATCCTAACGGGGACGTCCCTGCCGACAAAGGAGTATGCACGGATGTCATCATCAGGGCTTACCGGAAAATGGGGATTGATCTGCAGAAAGAAGTTCATGAGGATATGACAAAAAACTTTTCAAAATATCCGAAAACCTGGGGTCTGAAAAAGCCTGACACCAATATTGATCACAGGAGGGTTCCGAACCTTGCCGTCTTTTTCTCAAAATTCGGGAAAGTGAAATCCATAGAAACCAATCCAACCTTGTATGTTCCGGGAGATATCGTCACCTGGATTTTACCGGGAAACCTTACGCACATCGGATTGGTTGTCAATAAAAAATCTGCCGACGGAAAAAGATTTATGATTGTACATAATATCGGAGGCGGACAGGTTATGGAAGACGTCCTGTTTAAATATACCATTACCGGTCATTATCAGTATCAGAAATAA